The Jaculus jaculus isolate mJacJac1 chromosome 1, mJacJac1.mat.Y.cur, whole genome shotgun sequence nucleotide sequence TAGTCTAAACATGCTAGATTCTAAATATTTAAGAcagatttataaattttatatatttatatttgatgtTATACAAAATTCCCAGTGTAAAAATGATAATGTAGATCCACATGTAAACATGTTTCCATATTAATTACTTTCTGTTGAATAGCTGTTAGCActgttttatttcaaataatcCAATTAAATTCCCTGATAAAATTGTACAGATCCTCTAAAATTTCTAAAGTTGGTAAGGCTTAAATTGGACTAAAAGTTTTCCTGGACAGTTGTAGTTTAAAAATGCTAACATTGATATCTTTTATTGAATTACCTTAATCCAATATttaacttaagtgttctgagaaTATTTAATTACATTTACAACTTAGAATTGGTTTGATGTATATTAAACTTAACTCATACTAAACTGCTTTTTGGAGGGGTACTGAGAGAATATTTGACTTTGTTTTCGAAGCAGAGTATCTGTGGAATCTTATGATGATTATTGGAAGCTTATTAACTTCCTAACTGACTCCTTCACATCTTTGTTCCTGAGGCTATAGATCAGGGGGTTCAACATGGGGATGATGACTGTGTAGAAGACAGAGGCCACCTTGACCAGAAGCCAGGAACTTTTGGTGGTAGGAAAACAGTAGAGGAAAATAATGGTGCTGTGGAAAATCGTGATGGCTGTGAGGTGggaggcacatgtggagaagacTTTGTAGCGTCCTCCAGTTGCAGGCATCTTCatgacagtgatgatgatgaAAACATAGGAGGTGAGGATGATGAAGAGGCTGCTTATCTCATTGAATGTGGCAAAGACTAAAATGATCCTATTGCTCATGTAGGGGTCAGAACATGATACTGCAACAATGGCAGAGTGCTCACAGATAAAGTTGTTTATGAACTTTGTCCCACAAAAGTATAAGCTCAACAGAAAGTATATGAATACAAAGGAACAGATGATACCCCAAGAGTATGATGCGGCTACCAGTGAACAGCAGAGCTTCTGAGACATTACAACCGTGTAGAGGAGAGGGTTGCACACGGCCACAAACCGGTCATAGGCCATCACTGCCAACATGAAGGTTTCTGTCACCACAAATATGCATGCGAAGAAGAACTGCATGACGCAGCCTGTAAAGGAGATGGTTCTGTCTTCCACTATCAGGTTCTCTAACAGTTTGGGCGTTACCACGGTGGAGTAACAGAAATCCACAAAGGACAAATGACTAAGGAAAAAGTACATGGGGGTGTGGAGCTTGGGACTGATTCTAATGATGGCAATCATGCCTAGGTTCCCCAGCACAGTGACAGTGTAGACAGCCAGGAACACGAGGAACAGGGGAACCTGGAGATCCCGGTATTCTGAGAAGCCCAGGAGAATGAAGGTGACATCAGCAGTCAGGTTTTCTTGGTTCCTGTGGATGAAATTGAAATTTTGATTGGGAAAGGTGAGAACGAATATTTGCagtagaaaagggaaaagaataaataaaaaataagtggctCCACGGGTACTCTAGCATGTTGCCAAAACTCATAATTTTAATGTTTACACTTAACACATATTTAATGATGAATAATATTTCctgttttgaataaataaaaagaaaattatctgaAGAAGAGAAATATAGAATCCATCTAGCTCTATTTTTAAATCCAAACACTCATTACTAACATCAACAGCTGTTTTTCTGAGGAGGCCACTCTAGCCTCTCCGAGGAATCAAATCAAAGTGAAGATCTTTCGGTGGAAGTAAGTGGACATCTTAGATCTCTGTGACTTCCTCAGTGCTTCCCCATCAACATTAACTCAGAGCAGTGGAAAAATCTGGGGACTGCAAGAATTAGTACTCTATGTCAGAATAATCACATGTTTCAGGGCACCTGGACTGCAAACTGAGACAAGGAAAATGTCAGTCTTCTTGCAGGAAATTCAGGTTGACATTTTGGtcacttctttccttttccttctcagcATTCTTTGTACCACATCTGTCTCTTCATTCCACAGCACATTTGGACCTGCACTCCAAGGATGTACAGCGTGTTTTCATTCATATTGAAGTCACTTTGAAATTGCaagttctatctatctatctatctatctatctatctatctatctatctacctacctacctacctacctatctatccattcatccattcagagagagagagagagagaatatatatatatatatatatatatatatatatatatatatacacacacacacacatacacacacacacacacacgtaatctGCAAGTGCACATGCAGTGTGGGGTGAGATTGATGTTATCCTCagtaatttttctctttattatttattaatatgtgATAATCATTTGAATCCAGATTTTGCCACTTCAACAGGTCTACCTGGGGTTATATGGGTGATTGTGGTCTGAACTTACATCCTCACAATTCCatggcaagtaccttatccactgGACTGTCTCAACAACTTTTAAAAGGATAGTTTATTGGGAATACTATATTACTGATTATATGATCAAAAAATATGTATGGAA carries:
- the LOC101599018 gene encoding olfactory receptor 5D13-like — protein: MKSTRGATYFLFILFPFLLQIFVLTFPNQNFNFIHRNQENLTADVTFILLGFSEYRDLQVPLFLVFLAVYTVTVLGNLGMIAIIRISPKLHTPMYFFLSHLSFVDFCYSTVVTPKLLENLIVEDRTISFTGCVMQFFFACIFVVTETFMLAVMAYDRFVAVCNPLLYTVVMSQKLCCSLVAASYSWGIICSFVFIYFLLSLYFCGTKFINNFICEHSAIVAVSCSDPYMSNRIILVFATFNEISSLFIILTSYVFIIITVMKMPATGGRYKVFSTCASHLTAITIFHSTIIFLYCFPTTKSSWLLVKVASVFYTVIIPMLNPLIYSLRNKDVKESVRKLISFQ